In Mercurialis annua linkage group LG6, ddMerAnnu1.2, whole genome shotgun sequence, the following are encoded in one genomic region:
- the LOC126686424 gene encoding protein WVD2-like 7, translating to MGESIMAALSHDDKMGETAASDRSLEVSVSFGKFENDSLSWEKWSSFSPNKYLEEVEKCATPGSVAMKKAYFEAHYKKVAARKAEQLGQELQMEHESLGSDDQNGGDPLGKDYGIDSEFDVPGAQTFDDGTRQEKKLDDELDIGPVDEPSEDAAINLKSVELSAEKVEGELGGGIDGSSLKKLEEAPSVKEVEVLCTEAQEMKDVSESLEKERESIPVVKEKSAKLDHRKAQEMKDESKSLDKERENIPVVKGKSAKLDHRKDTQKISPMSKIRDMTRIKKKPASPVAKSPQISTPKVTRMVPISSTLSTAKNVSSTLSMTKKATGSSLLKSKSPSVAGNKKVASKSLHMSLNMDTTISEPSLTPSHPTTVRTSLIMEKMKDKEIIKRAFKTFQNNFHQLKSSAEGRSSAAKQVSTKGAEAKVSSSVTPRKENAGSFKAGSMDKKTAKAAPSSLGSKSDDRVEKRKEFSKKLEEKSTVKVAGSTGLGNRSKDDKDAASRKLRQSLNFKATPTHDVFRGQNVSKSLIDKEGSKTLRI from the exons TAAGTCATGATGATAAG ATGGGGGAGACAGCTGCTTCAGATCGGAGTCTTGAAGTGTCGGTGTCGTTTGGTAAATTTGAGAATGATTCGTTGTCTTGGGAGAAATGGTCGTCTTTCTCACCAAATAAATACCTAGAGGAAGTTGAGAAGTGTGCTACACCTGGATCTGTAGCTATGAAAAAGGCTTACTTTGAAGCTCATTACAAAAAGGTTGCTGCTCGAAAAGCTGAGCAGCTGGGACAGGAGCTGCAAATGGAACATGAATCACTCGGCTCAGATGATCAAAATGGTGGAGATCCGCTTGGAAAAGATTATGGGATAGATTCTGAATTTGATGTACCCGGTGCTCAAACTTTTGATGATGGGACTAGGCAAGAAAAGAAGTTGGATGATGAGTTGGACATTGGCCCTGTCGATGAGCCTAGCGAAGATGCTGCAATCAACTTAAAAAGTGTAGAATTATCAGCCGAAAAAGTGGAAGGAGAATTGGGTGGGGGGATAGATGGCTCATCTTTAAAAAAACTAGAAGAAGCTCCTTCAGTCAAAGAAGTGGAAGTTTTATGCACGGAGGCTCAAGAAATGAAGGATGTTTCAGAAAGTTtggagaaagagagagaaagcatACCTGTAGTTAAGGAAAAAAGTGCGAAGTTGGATCATCGGAAGGCTCAAGAAATGAAGGAtgaatcaaagagtttggataaagagagagaaaatataCCTGTAGTTAAGGGAAAAAGTGCAAAGTTGGATCATCGGAAGGACACGCAAAAG ATTTCTCCAATGAGTAAGATAAGAGATATGACAAGGATAAAGAAGAAACCAGCATCACCTGTTGCTAAATCACCCCAAATTTCAACTCCAAAGGTCACCAGGATGGTGCCAATTTCTAGCACATTGTCCACAGCGAAAAATGTTTCTAGCACATTGTCCATGACGAAAAAAGCAACTGGTTCATCATTACTGAAGAGCAAAAGTCCTTCTGTGGCAGGAAACAAGAAAGTGGCTTCTAAATCTTTGCACATGTCTCTTAATATGGATACTACAATTTCCGAACCATCTCTCACACCTTCTCATCCAACAACTGTTAGAACATCACTTATTATGGAGAAAATGAAAGATAAGGAGATCATTAAACGAGCGTTTAAGACATTCCAAAACAATTTCCACCAGTTGAAATCTTCTGCTGAAGGGAGATCATCGGCAGCAAAGCAG GTATCCACAAAAGGGGCAGAAGCTAAAGTCTCCAGTTCTGTGACACCACGAAAAGAGAATGCAGG GTCTTTTAAAGCAGGTAGCATGGATAAGAAAACTGCTAAGGCAGCTCCATCTTCCTTGGGCTCGAAAAGTGATGACAGGGtggagaaaagaaaagag ttttCTAAGAAATTGGAAGAGAAATCAACTGTTAAAGTGGCAGGGAGTACCGGCCTTGGAAATAGATCAAAG GATGACAAAGATGCAGCAAGCAGAAAGCTAAGACAGAGCCTTAACTTTAAAGCCACGCCCACTCATGATGTTTTTCGGGGACAAAATGTATCAAAAAGCCTTATAGATAAG GAGGGTTCCAAGACGCTTCGGATATAG
- the LOC126686423 gene encoding formin-like protein 8, which translates to MSPRRPCFFFFFAVSFPFSFTQSNPQNLETFFPFPFLVPSPSASPNASSASPPPSLHISPSFPPVIDENSSADRTTVIKAVAATAVSTFVIATLLFFFVRRYIVKRRDGKIVNRDDERKISGRLQASGPAKGDRSLDGLIIDENGLDVLYWRKLQGKSKSSSSFRKLANPNSLGDDDQSALAKHQRRKSEPVQEIPLLRGRSSSGSDQNKVLHGASSPNTTVAQHVNQFEKLSQTSNSPPPATAPAPPPPPPPPPQSLMAIPAKKAPAPPPIPAKKAPAPPPGSVEKNNSNPPPPPPPPIMGKKSSAGPPPPPPPKAAGASKGMGAGSSGTQAGSSTGPVRTGSGNSQVKLKPLHWDKVNKNTDHSMVWDKIGGGSFKFDDDLMEALFGYVATNKRSPKKEGAASDSKSQGSSPTAKPITLLDARKSQNIAIVLKSLGISQRELLGALTEGHGLNADTLERLMRVAPNKEEETQILEFDGDSRRLADAESFLYHLLKAVPSAFSRIDAMFFRLNYDSEITQCKDILETLESGCKELRNRGLFVKLLEAVLKAGNRMNAGTSRGNAQAFNLTSLKKLSDVKSIDGKSTLLHFIVEEVVRAEGKRCVINRNRSMNRSGSRSSINSDNSTLNEEKEKEYMMLGLPMVGGLSAQFSSVKKAAQIDYDTFAGTQSGLTARAAEVREIASQCEEGGFAKEMKAFLETADEELNILKEEEKRVMELVRNTTEYYQTGASKNKGAQPLQLFVLIKDFLGMVDQVCIEIARNQQKRKTPSSSSGSSSASRTAVKFPNLPEHFMLEKSSSSSSESDAEM; encoded by the exons ATGAGCCCTCGCCGGCCatgttttttcttcttcttcgccGTTTCTTTTCCCTTCTCCTTCACCCAATCCAACCCTCAGAATCTTGAAACTTTCTTCCCCTTCCCCTTCCTCGTTCCGTCGCCTTCCGCCTCGCCGAACGCTTCTTCCGCCTCTCCGCCTCCGTCGCTGCATATCTCGCCGTCTTTTCCGCCTGTTATCGACGAGAATTCCTCGGCTGATCGGACCACTGTTATAAAAGCTGTAGCTGCTACAGCTGTGAGTACTTTCGTGATCGCCACCCTGCTTTTCTTTTTTGTACGTAGGTATATTGTTAAGCGAAGAGATGGGAAGATTGTAAATAGAGACGATGAACGTAAAATAAGTGGGAGATTACAGGCTTCCGGGCCGGCGAAAGGTGATCGGAGTCTTGACGGGTTGATCATTGATGAGAATGGGTTGGATGTTCTTTATTGGAGAAAACTTCAAGGGAAAAGTAAGAGTAGTAGTAGTTTTAGAAAACTTGCAAACCCTAATTCTTTGGGAGATGATGATCAGTCTGCTCTAGCAAAACATCAACGGAGAAAATCTGAGCCGGTGCAAGAAATTCCTTTGCTTCGTGGAAGATCTTCTTCAGGTTCTGATCAGAATAAAGTTTTGCATGGAGCTAGTAGTCCTAACACAACTGTGGCTCAACATGTTAATCAGTTTGAAaaactaagccaaacgtcaaaTTCTCCTCCTCCTGCTACTGCTCctgctcctcctcctcctccgccTCCGCCGCCGCAATCTTTAATGGCAATTCCAGCCAAGAAAGCACCTGCTCCGCCTCCTATTCCGGCCAAGAAAGCGCCTGCTCCTCCTCCTGGCTCGGTAGAAAAGAATAACTCAAATCCACCTcctccaccaccacctccaATTATGGGGAAGAAAAGTAGTGCTGGACCTCCACCTCCTCCGCCGCCTAAGGCGGCTGGGGCGTCGAAAGGGATGGGTGCAGGTAGTAGTGGAACACAAGCTGGTTCTTCAACTGGACCTGTCAGAACAGGAAGTGGTAATAGTCAGGTTAAACTGAAGCCATTGCATTGGGATAAAGTTAACAAGAATACGGATCATTCTATGGTGTGGGATAAAATTGGTGGTGGCTCTTTCAA GTTTGATGATGATCTTATGGAAGCTTTGTTTGGATATGTTGCAACCAACAAAAGATCACCCAAGAAAGAAGGAGCAGCAAGTGATTCAAAAAGTCAGGGAAGCAGCCCAACAGCAAAACCAATTACTCTCCTTGATGCTAGAAAATCGCAGAATATCGCGATTGTGCTCAAGTCGCTTGGCATCTCTCAAAGGGAATTGCTTGGTGCTTTAACCGAAGGACATGGTCTAAACGCAGACACTCTTGAAAGGCTGATGAGAGTTGCcccaaataaagaagaagaaactcAAATACTCGAATTCGATGGAGATTCTAGACGACTCGCAGATGCTGAGTCTTTCCTATACCATCTCCTGAAAGCTGTTCCGTCAGCTTTTAGTCGTATTGACGCGATGTTTTTCAGATTAAATTATGATTCGGAGATTACTCAGTGCAAGGACATTTTAGAAACGCTAGAATCAGGGTGCAAAGAGCTTCGAAATCGAGGGCTTTTTGTCAAACTCTTAGAAGCAGTCCTTAAAGCTGGGAATAGAATGAATGCAGGAACTTCTAGAGGAAATGCGCAAGCATTCAATCTAACTTCTCTTAAAAAACTATCGGATGTTAAAAGCATAGATGGAAAAAGTACTCTGCTTCATTTTATAGTGGAGGAAGTTGTGCGGGCGGAGGGAAAACGTTGTGTTATCAATAGAAATCGGAGCATGAATCGAAGTGGCAGCAGAAGCAGCATTAATAGTGACAATTCTACGTTGAACGAAGAAAAAGAGAAGGAATATATGATGCTTGGATTACCAATGGTAGGAGGGCTAAGCGCACAATTCTCTAGTGTGAAGAAAGCAGCACAGATAGATTATGATACCTTTGCCGGAACTCAGTCAGGTCTCACAGCACGGGCAGCAGAAGTTAGGGAAATCGCTTCACAATGTGAGGAAGGAGGATTTGCTAAAGAGATGAAAGCATTTCTGGAAACGGCAGACGAAGAACTAAACATATTGAAAGAAGAGGAGAAGAGGGTAATGGAACTTGTGAGGAATACAACAGAATATTATCAAACAGGAGCTTCCAAGAACAAAGGAGCTCAGCCACTTCAATTGTTTGTCCTAATTAAAGACTTCTTAGGGATGGTAGATCAAGTCTGTATAGAAATTGCTCGAAATCAGCAAAAAAGGAAAACGCCCTCTTCGAGTTCCGGCTCCTCCTCAGCATCCAGAACAGCAGTCAAGTTTCCCAACTTGCCTGAACATTTCATGTTGGAAAAATCAAGCAGCAGTTCAAGTGAATCAGATGCTGAAATGTGA